A part of Curtobacterium sp. MCLR17_036 genomic DNA contains:
- a CDS encoding TetR/AcrR family transcriptional regulator, with protein MTEPIAPPAADVRLRVVEAAAALLHDDGAAAVTTRAVAQRAGVQAPTIYRLFGDKDGLLDAVAEHTMASFTVTKAAAVQTSADDDPVTDLRTGWDATIGFGLANPDLFVIMSDPRRGRGSPAVAVGLELLAARLRRVAAAGRLAVPEHEAIRLVHAAGTGAVLALLDEPEDERDTHLADVVLETVLARILTPGPSDGAGDDSSALRAAAVTLAAAAPDLDVLSPGERAVLGEWLGRIVDHPSGGAAGRTPTP; from the coding sequence GTGACCGAGCCGATCGCACCTCCCGCCGCCGACGTCCGCCTGCGCGTGGTGGAGGCCGCCGCCGCCCTGCTGCACGACGACGGCGCGGCCGCGGTGACGACCCGGGCGGTCGCGCAGCGCGCCGGGGTGCAGGCACCCACGATCTACCGGCTCTTCGGGGACAAGGACGGCCTGCTCGACGCCGTCGCCGAGCACACGATGGCCTCGTTCACCGTCACGAAGGCCGCTGCCGTGCAGACCTCGGCCGACGACGACCCCGTGACCGACCTGCGGACCGGGTGGGACGCGACGATCGGGTTCGGGCTCGCCAACCCCGACCTCTTCGTCATCATGAGCGACCCCCGACGCGGTCGGGGGTCACCGGCCGTCGCCGTCGGGCTCGAGCTCCTCGCAGCCCGACTCCGCCGCGTCGCGGCAGCCGGCAGGCTCGCGGTCCCCGAGCACGAGGCGATCCGGCTCGTGCACGCCGCCGGCACCGGAGCCGTCCTCGCCCTGCTCGACGAGCCGGAGGACGAACGGGACACGCACCTCGCCGACGTGGTCCTGGAGACCGTGCTCGCCCGCATCCTCACGCCGGGCCCGTCGGACGGCGCCGGGGACGACTCGTCGGCGCTGCGAGCCGCGGCGGTGACCCTGGCGGCGGCCGCACCGGACCTCGACGTCCTGTCGCCGGGGGAACGCGCGGTGCTCGGCGAGTGGCTCGGTCGCATCGTCGACCACCCGAGCGGCGGGGCAGCAGGGCGGACGCCGACGCCCTGA
- a CDS encoding tyrosine-protein phosphatase, translated as MRNLDWDGYLNARDLGGLPTSASPTGATVPGRIARGPRREFLTEQGWRDARGWGLAGVVDLRCAYEVGARDGDPVVAAGASEGVRIVNAPTEDQDDPEFREVCFPILDSPEYWRHNFRILPQLVLGALTAIADAPSGVLVHCSAGRDRTGMVSALLLANAGVAPEAVAADHAESVRAMAGANSHAPTHDRQATWGQDEVDRWIAQTAPIVEDVAADVDGAFAVIGADDALRTRLRERLTAP; from the coding sequence ATGCGGAACCTCGACTGGGACGGCTACCTGAACGCGCGTGACCTCGGCGGGCTGCCGACGTCCGCCTCGCCGACGGGGGCGACCGTGCCGGGCCGGATCGCGCGGGGACCGCGTCGCGAGTTCCTCACCGAGCAGGGCTGGCGGGACGCCCGCGGCTGGGGTCTCGCCGGGGTCGTCGACCTCCGGTGCGCGTACGAGGTCGGCGCCCGTGACGGGGACCCGGTCGTCGCAGCCGGAGCTTCCGAGGGCGTGCGGATCGTGAACGCCCCGACCGAGGACCAGGACGACCCGGAGTTCCGCGAGGTCTGCTTCCCGATCCTCGACTCGCCGGAGTACTGGCGGCACAACTTCCGCATCCTGCCGCAGCTCGTCCTCGGCGCGCTCACCGCGATCGCCGACGCCCCGTCCGGCGTGCTCGTGCACTGCAGTGCCGGCCGGGACCGCACCGGCATGGTCAGCGCCCTGCTCCTCGCCAACGCCGGCGTGGCGCCCGAGGCGGTCGCCGCGGACCACGCGGAGTCGGTCCGGGCGATGGCGGGAGCGAACTCGCACGCGCCGACCCACGACCGGCAGGCCACGTGGGGGCAGGACGAGGTGGACCGGTGGATCGCGCAGACCGCCCCGATCGTCGAGGACGTCGCCGCCGACGTCGACGGCGCCTTCGCGGTCATCGGGGCCGACGACGCCCTGCGCACCCGTCTGCGCGAGCGCCTGACAGCCCCGTGA
- a CDS encoding GntR family transcriptional regulator gives MPVSSKRRLVADALRDAIATGRLLPGQRLPGEHELAERFAVSRGTVRAALADLADEEYIATHGGVGSVVTFDGAALDPRGGWARSIAATGVQVATRVLRIARIEDVDLAERVGADSAAFIAVDRVRHVVGGTPVSLERSRVPRTGALDRAVDDGLVDDSLSATLAAAGLVPAIAEQWVDVTPLDAEDAAVLGQPVGATFLHSRRISRTVHNGFVEQVDSLLAPDRFRLHMRFGTTEQAR, from the coding sequence ATGCCCGTCTCATCGAAGCGACGCCTCGTCGCCGACGCCCTGCGCGACGCGATCGCGACCGGGCGGCTGCTGCCCGGGCAGCGCCTGCCCGGTGAGCACGAGCTCGCCGAACGGTTCGCCGTCAGTCGCGGCACCGTCCGCGCCGCACTCGCCGACCTGGCCGACGAGGAGTACATCGCGACGCACGGCGGCGTCGGGTCCGTCGTGACCTTCGACGGCGCGGCCCTCGACCCCCGCGGCGGCTGGGCCCGTTCCATCGCCGCCACCGGCGTGCAGGTCGCCACCCGCGTGCTCCGCATCGCCCGCATCGAGGACGTCGACCTCGCCGAGCGCGTCGGCGCCGACTCGGCGGCGTTCATCGCCGTCGACCGGGTCCGCCACGTCGTCGGCGGCACGCCGGTCTCGCTCGAGCGCAGCCGGGTGCCGCGCACCGGCGCGCTCGACCGCGCGGTGGACGACGGTCTCGTCGACGACTCCCTGAGCGCCACCCTGGCGGCGGCCGGTCTCGTGCCGGCGATCGCCGAGCAGTGGGTCGACGTGACCCCGCTCGACGCCGAGGACGCCGCCGTGCTCGGACAGCCGGTCGGCGCCACCTTCCTGCACAGCCGACGGATCTCGCGCACGGTCCACAACGGCTTCGTCGAGCAGGTCGACAGCCTCCTCGCACCGGACCGGTTCCGGCTGCACATGCGATTCGGAACGACGGAGCAAGCACGATGA
- a CDS encoding cytosine permease → MSTTPDPTTPASTATTATTARSEGTLTTIEQRGIEPVPAEERTGRPGALFWVWFAANISILGLPLGATLVAFQRLTIWQALLVAVIGAAGSFAVVGVISIAGRRGGAPGLTLSRAVFGVRGNIGPTLVSLLSRLGWETVNTTTAAFVLLSLFTIVFGTDGDAKRIPVLTVVAILVFVLCTVLVSGLGHAAIVAIQRWATWVFGALNVFVAVFLVIRVDWDTVTSAPAGPVSAMVIGIGTIAAGTGIGWATAGADIARYSKVSVRGSRLVLASAVGAGTPLVVLVGLGALLSAGDPTLAEAGDPVAAIRDLLPSWMAVPYLVAAFGGLLLSNHLSVYSASLTTLTLGVKVPRVWAVAVDVVITFLGAVYFMLIADGFYAPFITFISVLAVPITAWLGVFIADMLRRRWYDPVALLDLRPGSGYWYRGGFAWGAFTAWAVAIVVGFLFTVVSVGDADPVFVGPLSGSWIGANGLGWVVTFVVAAGAYLAFGGARGTLEEPTVVRDTTSAR, encoded by the coding sequence ATGAGCACGACACCCGACCCCACGACACCCGCGTCGACCGCGACCACCGCGACCACCGCTCGGAGCGAGGGCACGCTGACCACCATCGAGCAGCGCGGCATCGAGCCCGTCCCCGCCGAGGAGCGCACCGGTCGCCCCGGCGCCCTGTTCTGGGTGTGGTTCGCCGCGAACATCTCGATCCTCGGGCTCCCCCTCGGGGCCACGCTCGTCGCGTTCCAGCGGCTCACCATCTGGCAGGCGCTGCTCGTCGCGGTCATCGGCGCCGCCGGGTCCTTCGCCGTCGTCGGCGTCATCTCGATCGCCGGGCGTCGTGGCGGGGCACCCGGCCTGACGCTGTCCCGAGCCGTGTTCGGCGTGCGGGGCAACATCGGCCCGACGCTCGTGTCCCTGCTGTCGCGACTCGGCTGGGAGACGGTGAACACCACCACCGCCGCGTTCGTGCTGCTGTCGCTCTTCACGATCGTGTTCGGCACCGACGGCGACGCCAAGCGCATCCCCGTGCTCACCGTCGTGGCGATCCTGGTGTTCGTGCTCTGCACCGTCCTGGTCTCCGGGCTCGGGCACGCCGCCATCGTCGCCATCCAGCGGTGGGCGACGTGGGTGTTCGGCGCCCTCAACGTCTTCGTCGCGGTCTTCCTGGTGATCCGCGTCGACTGGGACACCGTGACGAGCGCCCCGGCGGGACCGGTCAGCGCGATGGTGATCGGCATCGGCACCATCGCCGCGGGCACCGGCATCGGCTGGGCGACCGCCGGCGCGGACATCGCCCGCTACAGCAAGGTCTCGGTCCGGGGCAGCCGGCTCGTCCTCGCCAGCGCCGTCGGCGCGGGCACGCCGCTCGTCGTCCTCGTCGGCCTCGGTGCGCTGCTGTCCGCCGGTGACCCCACCCTCGCCGAGGCCGGTGACCCGGTCGCTGCGATCCGCGACCTGCTGCCGAGCTGGATGGCCGTGCCGTACCTCGTCGCCGCGTTCGGCGGCCTGCTGCTGTCGAACCACCTGTCCGTGTACTCCGCCAGCCTGACCACCCTGACCCTCGGCGTGAAGGTGCCCCGGGTGTGGGCGGTCGCGGTCGACGTCGTCATCACGTTCCTCGGCGCCGTCTACTTCATGCTCATCGCGGACGGCTTCTACGCGCCGTTCATCACGTTCATCTCCGTCCTCGCCGTCCCGATCACCGCCTGGCTCGGCGTCTTCATCGCGGACATGCTCCGCCGCCGCTGGTACGACCCGGTGGCGCTGCTCGACCTGCGCCCCGGCTCGGGCTACTGGTACCGCGGCGGCTTCGCCTGGGGCGCGTTCACCGCCTGGGCGGTCGCCATCGTGGTCGGCTTCCTGTTCACCGTCGTGTCGGTCGGCGACGCGGACCCGGTGTTCGTCGGCCCGCTGTCCGGCAGCTGGATCGGTGCGAACGGCCTCGGCTGGGTCGTGACCTTCGTCGTCGCCGCCGGGGCGTACCTGGCGTTCGGCGGTGCGCGCGGCACCCTCGAGGAGCCGACCGTCGTCCGCGACACCACGTCGGCCCGCTGA
- a CDS encoding PfkB family carbohydrate kinase, which translates to MPRLVSVGNVIVDIVMRIDAVPEPGGDTIAEGSEITAGGGLNTMVAARRDGMEVVFAGQYGTGPFADVVRAALAAEDVDVVQPGLPDVDSGYCVALVDATTERTFVTSVGAEGRLTAADLDRVAVRDDDVVFVSGYGLAHPSNADAIVAWLGRLPEPTTVVLDPSPLVDTLRPDVLAAVLRRADVVSTNGREARLMSATSPDLADAAVRIAERSRGAAVVRDGAAGCWVAGPGRRTELVEGFRVAAVDTNGAGDAHDGVLAAALSRGDDLVTAARRANAAAAIAVTRRGPATAPTTAEIDALLQGAGGPLSG; encoded by the coding sequence ATGCCCCGGCTCGTCTCCGTCGGCAACGTCATCGTCGACATCGTGATGCGCATCGACGCGGTCCCCGAACCCGGCGGCGACACGATCGCCGAGGGGTCCGAGATCACGGCCGGCGGCGGCCTCAACACCATGGTCGCCGCCCGCCGCGACGGCATGGAGGTGGTGTTCGCCGGACAGTACGGCACCGGACCGTTCGCCGACGTCGTGCGCGCGGCCCTCGCCGCCGAGGACGTCGACGTCGTCCAGCCCGGGCTGCCCGACGTCGACAGCGGCTACTGCGTCGCCCTGGTCGACGCCACCACGGAACGCACCTTCGTCACGAGCGTCGGCGCCGAGGGCCGCCTGACCGCCGCCGACCTGGACCGCGTCGCGGTCCGCGACGACGACGTCGTCTTCGTCTCCGGGTACGGGCTCGCCCACCCGTCGAACGCGGACGCGATCGTCGCGTGGCTCGGGCGCCTGCCGGAGCCGACGACGGTCGTCCTCGACCCGTCGCCGCTCGTCGACACGCTCCGTCCCGACGTGCTCGCCGCCGTCCTGCGGCGTGCGGACGTCGTCAGCACGAACGGCCGGGAGGCACGGCTCATGTCCGCCACGTCGCCCGACCTGGCCGACGCGGCGGTCCGGATCGCGGAGCGCTCCCGCGGGGCGGCCGTGGTCCGCGACGGCGCCGCGGGCTGCTGGGTGGCCGGCCCCGGACGGCGCACCGAGCTCGTGGAGGGCTTCCGGGTGGCGGCCGTCGACACGAACGGCGCCGGCGACGCCCACGACGGGGTGCTCGCCGCGGCGCTCTCGCGTGGCGACGACCTCGTCACGGCGGCGCGACGGGCGAACGCGGCGGCGGCCATCGCCGTCACCCGACGCGGGCCGGCGACCGCACCGACCACGGCCGAGATCGACGCGCTGCTGCAGGGCGCGGGCGGCCCGCTCAGCGGCTGA
- a CDS encoding MarR family winged helix-turn-helix transcriptional regulator, which produces MSTQGNDGHDWATWDAFHDAWRRLDRALDRAVQSGAGISVPEFEILIGLHRDPEHRLRVRDIASGIGWEKSRVSHQVTRMVSRGLVERADCPTDGRGSWVVMTTDGRRAVLAGIRAHTAALEDLFWRPVGTDADTLRSVSGRVDDAIGPDEHETERAG; this is translated from the coding sequence ATGTCGACGCAGGGCAACGACGGCCACGACTGGGCCACGTGGGACGCCTTCCACGACGCCTGGCGCCGGCTCGACCGGGCCCTCGACCGCGCGGTGCAGTCGGGTGCCGGCATCTCCGTCCCGGAGTTCGAGATCCTGATCGGCCTGCACCGCGACCCGGAGCACCGGCTCCGCGTCCGGGACATCGCGAGCGGCATCGGGTGGGAGAAGTCGCGCGTCAGCCACCAGGTCACGCGCATGGTCTCCCGCGGACTGGTGGAGCGCGCCGACTGCCCGACCGACGGCCGTGGCAGCTGGGTCGTGATGACGACCGACGGTCGCCGCGCGGTGCTCGCCGGCATCCGCGCGCACACGGCGGCGCTGGAGGACCTGTTCTGGAGGCCCGTGGGGACCGACGCGGACACGCTGCGGTCCGTCAGCGGCCGGGTGGACGACGCGATCGGTCCGGACGAGCACGAGACGGAGCGCGCCGGCTGA
- a CDS encoding LCP family protein, whose amino-acid sequence MTDEGRRPGGRRSARGIARHGKLRRRRPLATLAGLIGTSAVVAVVSVGSVGAIAARDVKDDITTISLSPSDEGQARSQDINAIKGGANILLIGSDTRVGQRAEEQDADGARNDVTMLVHLSEDHSQVTVVSFPRDAMVPIPSCADPDAGTSSPAESKAMFNSALLRGGPNGGVACVVQTVENLTGLSIPYAGLITFDGVTAMSNALGGVTVCIAKPIHDGSFLNLPAGEVPLQGKEALGFLRTRHGVDDGSDIARISNQQVFLSAMLRKLTSDGALRNPITLYRFAKAATSNMALSEGLNDTRTLVALAAAVRNTDTAHMLLVQYPTDADPEDSNRVVVDQAAAHSLNVALQQDQRTRVASGAIGRGAVQAPSASRAPAAERSADAPSPSSSRAAGQASRSPGTAATPKPTALPSTITGQSAAEQTCSKGTD is encoded by the coding sequence ATGACCGACGAGGGCCGACGACCAGGTGGACGGCGGAGCGCGCGGGGGATCGCGCGGCACGGCAAGCTGCGGCGGCGACGACCACTCGCGACGCTCGCGGGGCTGATCGGCACGTCCGCCGTGGTCGCGGTCGTCAGTGTCGGCAGCGTCGGTGCCATCGCCGCGCGGGACGTCAAGGACGACATCACGACCATCTCGCTCAGTCCGTCGGACGAGGGGCAGGCGCGGAGCCAGGACATCAACGCGATCAAGGGCGGCGCGAACATCCTGCTGATCGGGTCGGACACCCGTGTCGGGCAGCGGGCGGAGGAACAGGACGCCGACGGAGCACGCAACGACGTCACGATGCTCGTGCACCTCAGCGAGGACCACTCCCAGGTGACGGTGGTGTCCTTCCCCCGCGACGCGATGGTGCCGATCCCGTCCTGCGCGGACCCGGACGCCGGCACGTCGAGCCCGGCCGAGAGCAAGGCGATGTTCAACTCAGCGCTCCTCCGGGGCGGCCCGAACGGCGGCGTCGCCTGCGTCGTGCAGACCGTCGAGAACCTGACCGGGCTGAGCATCCCGTACGCGGGACTCATCACCTTCGACGGCGTCACCGCCATGAGCAACGCCCTCGGCGGCGTCACCGTCTGCATCGCGAAGCCGATCCACGACGGCAGCTTCCTCAACCTGCCGGCCGGCGAGGTCCCGCTGCAGGGCAAGGAGGCGCTCGGGTTCCTGCGGACGCGCCACGGCGTCGACGACGGCAGCGACATCGCCCGCATCAGCAACCAGCAGGTGTTCCTCTCCGCGATGCTGCGCAAGCTCACCAGCGACGGCGCGCTCCGCAACCCGATCACCCTGTACCGGTTCGCGAAGGCTGCGACCTCGAACATGGCCCTGTCGGAGGGGCTGAACGACACCCGCACCCTCGTCGCCCTCGCGGCTGCCGTCCGCAACACGGACACCGCCCACATGCTCCTGGTGCAGTACCCGACCGATGCCGACCCGGAGGACAGCAACCGCGTCGTGGTCGACCAGGCCGCGGCGCACAGCCTGAACGTGGCACTGCAGCAGGACCAGCGCACCCGGGTCGCCTCCGGTGCCATCGGCCGAGGCGCGGTGCAGGCGCCGTCGGCGTCCCGTGCGCCCGCCGCGGAGCGATCCGCCGACGCCCCGTCGCCGAGCAGCAGCCGGGCAGCGGGCCAGGCGTCGCGCTCGCCGGGGACCGCCGCGACCCCGAAGCCGACGGCGCTGCCCTCCACGATCACCGGGCAGAGCGCCGCCGAGCAGACGTGTTCGAAGGGCACCGATTGA
- a CDS encoding alpha/beta hydrolase translates to MDVVFVHGALVRDGAWWWGPTAELLRERTGIASRAVALPSCGETTADEASGGLTADAAALRRELDRGDGTIVVGHSYGGTVVAEAGHHPAVAHLLLVSSYLPDVGQAQGAIMADEPDPVRVEPADGGMLGLVGFDAGTFGARFLQDADEQTQCAAWDRVTTQAVGSFVTPTTAAGWQGVDSTYLVCTEDRSTTVGLQRAHAERASRSVDVATGHHPFVSRPDLVVAELEAVLSR, encoded by the coding sequence ATGGACGTCGTCTTCGTACACGGGGCCCTGGTGCGCGACGGCGCGTGGTGGTGGGGGCCGACGGCCGAGCTGCTGCGGGAGCGCACCGGCATCGCGAGCCGAGCCGTGGCGCTGCCGTCCTGCGGTGAGACGACCGCGGACGAGGCGTCCGGCGGCCTGACGGCCGATGCCGCGGCCCTGCGGCGGGAGCTCGACCGGGGCGACGGGACGATCGTCGTCGGGCACTCGTACGGCGGGACCGTCGTCGCCGAGGCCGGGCACCACCCCGCCGTGGCGCACCTGCTCCTGGTGTCGTCCTACCTGCCCGACGTTGGCCAGGCGCAGGGCGCGATCATGGCCGACGAACCGGACCCGGTGCGCGTCGAGCCGGCCGACGGGGGGATGCTCGGACTCGTCGGGTTCGACGCAGGGACGTTCGGGGCCCGGTTCCTGCAGGACGCCGACGAGCAGACGCAGTGCGCGGCGTGGGACCGGGTGACCACCCAGGCGGTCGGTTCCTTCGTGACGCCGACGACCGCCGCGGGCTGGCAGGGCGTCGACTCGACGTACCTGGTCTGCACCGAGGACCGGAGCACCACGGTGGGGCTGCAACGCGCCCACGCCGAGCGGGCGAGCCGGTCGGTGGACGTCGCGACCGGGCACCACCCGTTCGTCTCCCGCCCGGACCTGGTGGTCGCCGAGCTCGAGGCCGTCCTCAGCCGCTGA
- a CDS encoding NAD(P)H-binding protein — MITITGATGALNGATADHLLRRLPASELTVVTRDPARASRFADRGVTVRTGSYDDPDGLRAAFEGADQLLLVSSNDPHGDTVTQHRNAVQAAAAVGVGRVLYTSHQGAGAASPFVPAQHHAATEELLAASGLPWTSLRNGFYAHSLQWLMGPWQQTGVVTVPADGPVSWTDREDAAAGAAAILLRDEPIDGPVTITAEQAPTFAELARSASAITGTTVGLEVVDEDEWVDRAVAAGQQEPMVRFLLGMYQAAGQGWFAGTDPVLTELLGHAPRTAEQVLADLAA; from the coding sequence ATGATCACGATCACCGGCGCGACGGGCGCCCTCAACGGCGCGACCGCCGACCACCTGCTCCGACGACTGCCGGCCTCGGAGCTGACCGTCGTCACCCGCGACCCAGCGCGGGCGTCCCGGTTCGCGGACCGCGGCGTCACGGTCCGCACCGGCAGCTACGACGACCCCGACGGGCTCCGGGCGGCGTTCGAGGGCGCCGACCAGCTGCTGCTCGTGTCCTCGAACGACCCGCACGGCGACACGGTCACGCAGCACCGGAACGCCGTGCAGGCAGCGGCGGCCGTCGGGGTGGGGCGTGTGCTCTACACGAGCCACCAGGGCGCCGGAGCCGCGTCGCCCTTCGTGCCGGCGCAGCACCACGCGGCCACCGAGGAGCTGCTCGCGGCGTCGGGCCTGCCCTGGACCTCGCTGCGGAACGGCTTCTACGCCCACAGCCTGCAGTGGCTGATGGGACCGTGGCAGCAGACCGGCGTCGTCACCGTGCCGGCGGACGGCCCGGTGTCGTGGACCGACCGCGAGGACGCCGCTGCCGGTGCCGCGGCGATCCTGCTGCGTGACGAGCCGATCGACGGTCCCGTCACGATCACCGCCGAGCAGGCGCCGACCTTCGCGGAGCTCGCACGGTCGGCGTCCGCGATCACCGGCACCACCGTCGGTCTCGAGGTGGTCGACGAGGACGAGTGGGTGGACCGCGCCGTCGCCGCCGGGCAGCAGGAACCGATGGTGCGCTTCCTGCTCGGCATGTACCAGGCCGCCGGTCAGGGCTGGTTCGCGGGCACCGACCCGGTCCTCACGGAGCTGCTCGGGCACGCGCCGCGGACGGCCGAGCAGGTGCTCGCCGACCTCGCTGCCTGA
- a CDS encoding ADP-ribosylglycohydrolase family protein yields MTTTTHALAALHGLAIGDALGMPTQSLTLAQIRQDHGVITDFVDAGPHQRIAAGMPAGSITDDTEQAVLVGELLVEGGGRLDPVRFAEAIIAWERTMEAKGSLDLLGPSTKTAVERILAGVPAAEAGSTGTTNGAAMRIAPVGIATRATDLDALVDAVQDSCRVTHDTGLGIAGASAVAAAVSVGLDGATRAEALDAAVAAAAIGATRGHWVAGADIAEKTRWARAYLPTVPADDRIDVVAQVIGTSVASQESVVAALALVSLDLDPWETVGIAASIGGDTDTIAAMAGAVLGAVHGPDAWPDHAVRTVVEVNGLELPPLVDGLLAIRAGADH; encoded by the coding sequence ATGACCACCACCACGCACGCACTCGCCGCCCTGCACGGCCTGGCGATCGGCGACGCCCTCGGGATGCCGACCCAGTCGCTGACCCTCGCGCAGATCCGGCAGGACCACGGCGTGATCACCGACTTCGTCGACGCCGGGCCGCACCAGCGCATCGCCGCCGGCATGCCCGCCGGCAGCATCACGGACGACACCGAGCAGGCGGTCCTGGTCGGCGAGCTGCTCGTCGAGGGCGGCGGCCGACTCGACCCGGTGCGCTTCGCCGAGGCGATCATCGCCTGGGAGCGCACGATGGAGGCGAAGGGCTCCCTCGACCTGCTCGGACCGAGCACGAAGACCGCCGTCGAGCGGATCCTGGCGGGCGTGCCCGCGGCCGAGGCCGGGTCCACCGGCACGACGAACGGCGCCGCGATGCGGATCGCCCCCGTCGGGATCGCCACCCGTGCGACGGACCTCGACGCCCTCGTCGACGCCGTGCAGGACTCCTGCCGGGTCACCCACGACACCGGGCTCGGCATCGCGGGGGCCAGCGCCGTCGCCGCCGCGGTCAGCGTCGGCCTCGACGGGGCGACCCGCGCGGAGGCCCTGGACGCTGCGGTCGCGGCTGCTGCCATCGGCGCGACCCGCGGCCACTGGGTCGCCGGTGCCGACATCGCCGAGAAGACCCGCTGGGCGCGGGCGTACCTGCCGACGGTGCCGGCCGACGACCGGATCGACGTCGTCGCGCAGGTGATCGGCACCTCGGTCGCCTCGCAGGAGTCCGTCGTCGCCGCCCTGGCACTCGTCTCGCTCGACCTCGACCCGTGGGAGACCGTCGGCATCGCGGCGAGCATCGGCGGCGACACCGACACCATCGCCGCGATGGCCGGGGCCGTCCTCGGCGCCGTGCACGGCCCGGACGCCTGGCCCGACCACGCCGTGCGCACGGTCGTCGAGGTCAACGGACTCGAGCTGCCGCCGCTCGTCGACGGCCTGCTCGCCATCCGCGCCGGTGCGGACCACTAG